TACTTAAAACGGGATTCGGCGCCGACTGTCCAAGCCCGCATAAAGATGCCTGTTTTATTACATTTCCCAGCCTTTCGAGTTTTTCTATATCACCTTCTCTGCCTTCCCCGCTTGTTATTCTTTCGAGAATTTCAAGCATTCTTTTAGTTCCTTCGCGGCATGGAACACATTTTCCACACGATTCGCTTTGTGTAAATTCAATAAAATATTTCGCAAGATTTACCATACAGGAATCTTCATCTATAATTATCATTCCACCGGAACCCATAATCGAGCCTGCGGCCGCCAAAGATTCATAGTCTATTTTCGTATCTAAAAACTTTTCAGTAAGACAACCGCCGGAAGGTCCTCCAGTTTGAACCGATTTAAATTTTTTCCCGTTTGGAATCCCACCGCCTATACCGTACACGATTTCTCTTAAAGTGGTTCCCATGGGAACTTCAACAAGCCCTGTATTTTTGATTTTTCCCGCCAAAGCGAACACTTTCGTTCCTTTTGACTTTTCTGTACCTATATTTGAAAACCACTGATATCCTTCAATTATAATAGCTGCTATGTTTGCCCAAGTTTCAACATTATTTACAAGAGTTGGTTTTCCGAAAACTCCGTTTGCCGCAGGGAATGGCGGGCGGGGACGCGGCATGCCTCTTTTTCCTTCAATTGAATTAATCAGCGCCGTTTCTTCGCCGCAGACAAAAGCTCCCGCACCTAAACGTATCTCTATGTCAAAATTAAATTTGGAACCGAGTATGTTTTCACCTAAAAAACCTTCTTTTCTTGCCGCAGCAAAAGCTTTGTAAAGCCTTTCAACAGCTAAAGGATATTCAGCTCTTATATAAATTATCCCTTTTGACGCGCCCACGGCGTAGCCGCCTATAAGCATTCCTTCTATAACACTGTGAGGATCACCTTCTATGACACTTCTGTCCATAAAAGCGCCCGGATCGCCTTCGTCTGCATTGCATACTACATACTTTTCAAAATTTTGTTCTTTTGCAGTAAACTCCCATTTTAATCCAGTTGGAAACCCAGCACCGCCTCTTCCTCTTAAACCTGACTTTTTTATTTCTTCGACGATTTCGCTAGGTTTCATATCGGATAATGCTTTTGCCAACGCTTCATATCCGCAGGCATTGTATATATAATCATATATATCTTCGGGGTTTATCATTCCACAGTTTCTTAAAGCTATACGTAACTGTTTGCCGAAAAAATTTATATCTCCAAAATTCTTTTTAAAATTATCCGTTATCATTTTACCACCCACTCGGAAATAATTTCACCCTTTTTGAGATGTTTCTCTATTATCTGACGGGCTTTTTCTTCATTTACACTGACATATTTTACCGTCTCTTTTCCTTCTTCAACGATTTCAACTGTAGGTTCTAGATTGCATCTTCCTGCACATCCTTTTGCACTGACAAAAACGTCGGACATATTTCCGGTTTCGCTTTGAAAAATATCCATAATGGACTGTGACCCAGCTGCTATTTCACATGTTGCAAGACCAACATAAACGCGTTTAGGACGAAAAAAACCTTTACTTTCCAGAATTTCCTTTGCCTTTTCTTTTTTGAATTGTAAAATTTCTTTTGGAGAGGTCATTATTCCCCCATTATAGAATTTGTCAGTTTACTAAAAATATTTTATTTTTGAGGTAAAAAAGCCAATTTTTATTGATTGTTAAGCAACTATAGCATTGAATTTTTTCCTTGTCAAGAAATATAGATAAAACTAAGATTTAATACTTCTTTAGACGACGTAACTGTAACACATATTGTAAAAAACCTATTTTTATATTGGACATAAAAATAATTTAAAAACAACATAACAACAAACTGGACACTTTTAAGGATTTTTTGATAAAATTTAGAATTAATGAAAAGAAATGTCCCTCTTTTTATCACTATTGAAGGCGGAGAAGGTTCTGGTAAAACTACGCACTCGCTTCTTTTAAAAAAATATCTTGAAAGCAAAGGTTTTTCAGTTCTGCTGACAAGAGAGCCCGGCGGTACTTTATTGGCTGAATCCATAAGAAAAATTCTTCTCAACCCAGATTCACATCTTGTGCCTTTGAGCGAATTGCTCTTATACGAAGCTGCAAGAGCCCAACATATCGAAGAGATTATTCTTCCCGCACTAAAAAGCGGAAAAGCCGTAATCTGTGATAGGTTTACAGATGCGACCGTCGCTTATCAAGGTTATGGAAGAAAATTGGATTTGCAGCTTATTGAAAAACTTAACAATGCGGCTTCTTTCGGCATTAAGCCGCTTATAACGATATATATAGACATAAAACCAGATCTCGGTGTAAATAAAGCAAAAGTACTGGACAAAGAATCTTACGGAACAAGCGGCGACAGAATCGAAAGAGAATCTTTAAGTTTTCATAAAACCGTAAGAAAAGGGTATCTTGAACTGGCTAAAAAATACCCAGAAAGAATAAAAAAAATTAAAATTAAAAAAGATATTACACAAACACAAGATGAAATAAGAAAAGCCGTGGACATGGTAATAAAAAATGTTTGAAAATATTTTAGGACAGCAAAAAATAAAAAATTTTCTGGCAAACCAGATTAAAAGCGGGAAAATTCCGCATGCCTATATTTTTATGGGGCAAAATGGAATAGGAAAAAAATATGTAGCTTTTGAGTTTGCCAAAATATTAAACTGTACTACAAACGATTTCACAAAAACCGGCACAGGAGCATGCGGAAAATGCTTTAACTGCGAAAAAATAGCCAAAAATTTGCATCCCGATTTTCATCTTATAGATTTTGCCAAACAGGCGGAAATACTTGATGAAGATTTTGAAAAGCAAAAAAATATTAAAATAGATATTATAAGATATGTGCAAAAAGAAGTGGCGACAAAAACGCATGAAGCGAAATGGAAATTTTTTGTAATAGAGCCTGCAGAAAAAATGAATGCTGCGGCGGCAAACTGCCTTTTAAAAACTTTGGAAGAACCTCCGGAAAATACCATACTGATACTTGTTGCACGACACAAAGAAACCATTCCACAGACTATAGTTTCACGTTCGCAGACCTTATTTTTTCAACCTTTGCAGCAGGAACAAATCGCAAGTTTTTTGACGTTAAACCATTCGTCTTCAGCAGCAAGGGCGCAGGAAATAGCGGCACTGAGTGAAGGTTCCATTGAAGAAGCCGAAAAACTTATTGACGGAAACGAAAGTGAAGGCCTTTCGCTGTGGCTTAAACTTAAAACAAAAGACTTATGCATAGCCGACCTCCTCGAACTTTCAAGAAGCATGTCCAAGGACCGCGAAAAAGTCGTGGAATATATTGACGCAATGATAGCCGAAGCGAAAAAAGATTTCAGGCTTTATCCCAAAAGTGCTGAGGATTCACTTGAACTGCTCACTAAATCCAGAGTGCTGGTTATGCAAAATGTTAATATACAGACCATCTTGGATAATCTATTTTTTGATTTAAAAGAAATTAAAAATAATTCAAGCACGTTGAAAATATAATTATGGAGACAAGCATGCCAATTGCGGTAGGTGTGATGGTAAGAAGAATAAAAGATAAAATCTATGCCGAAGTGGGACATCTGGATTTAAAAACCGGCGATAGAGTAATAGCGGAAACCGAGCACGGTCTAGAAGCAGGGATAGTGTACGAAAGAGAAAAAAATATTGCCAAAGGCAAAGATCCTATCGGTAAAGTGATAAGAAAGATTACAGAAGATGACAAAAAAAAGCTGGTGGACAATGAAGCAAGAAATGTTAAAGCGCATGCGATAGTCATCGAAAAAGCAGACGATCACGAGCTTGATATGAAACTTACCTGCGTACAATACACTTTTGACCGTTCGAAACTTTTTGTCTACTATACTTCGGAAACAAGAGTCGATTTCAGGGAACTCATAAAAGATTTGGGACATATTCTTAAGACCAGAATTCAAATGGTGCAGATAGGCGTAAGAGACGAATCCAAAATGGTCGGAGGCATAGGAACCTGTGGACAGGTTTTATGCTGCCAGAGTTTTTTGAAAGATTTCAGTTCTGTTACTATAGATATGGCAAAAGAACAGGATCTTTCTTTAAACACCACAAAACTTTCCGGACTTTGCGGCAGGCTCATGTGCTGCATAGCTTATGAAAATGAACATTATATAAATGTAAAAAAAGATTTGCCGGAGATAGGCGATATGATATATACTCCCGAAGGTAAAGCAAAGTTTGCCGCAATAGACTGCATAAAAGAAACCATAACTGCCGATTTAGGGAACAGAGAATTTAAAACTTATTCCATAGAGGAAATTAAGAATAAAAATAAAAAGGATAAAAAATGAAATTTTATATCACAACGCCTATCTATTATGTAAACGACATTCCTCACATAGGACATTCTTATACCACCATAGCGGCT
This DNA window, taken from Candidatus Endomicrobium procryptotermitis, encodes the following:
- the nuoF gene encoding NADH-quinone oxidoreductase subunit NuoF, whose product is MITDNFKKNFGDINFFGKQLRIALRNCGMINPEDIYDYIYNACGYEALAKALSDMKPSEIVEEIKKSGLRGRGGAGFPTGLKWEFTAKEQNFEKYVVCNADEGDPGAFMDRSVIEGDPHSVIEGMLIGGYAVGASKGIIYIRAEYPLAVERLYKAFAAARKEGFLGENILGSKFNFDIEIRLGAGAFVCGEETALINSIEGKRGMPRPRPPFPAANGVFGKPTLVNNVETWANIAAIIIEGYQWFSNIGTEKSKGTKVFALAGKIKNTGLVEVPMGTTLREIVYGIGGGIPNGKKFKSVQTGGPSGGCLTEKFLDTKIDYESLAAAGSIMGSGGMIIIDEDSCMVNLAKYFIEFTQSESCGKCVPCREGTKRMLEILERITSGEGREGDIEKLERLGNVIKQASLCGLGQSAPNPVLSTIKNFRNEYEEHIKLKKCRANACEKLVNYYVTDKCVGCGACKRVCPAGAIEGSLKAKHKVDLARCIKCGRCYKTCKFGAVKKDSGILEIMQ
- the tmk gene encoding dTMP kinase; amino-acid sequence: MKRNVPLFITIEGGEGSGKTTHSLLLKKYLESKGFSVLLTREPGGTLLAESIRKILLNPDSHLVPLSELLLYEAARAQHIEEIILPALKSGKAVICDRFTDATVAYQGYGRKLDLQLIEKLNNAASFGIKPLITIYIDIKPDLGVNKAKVLDKESYGTSGDRIERESLSFHKTVRKGYLELAKKYPERIKKIKIKKDITQTQDEIRKAVDMVIKNV
- the holB gene encoding DNA polymerase III subunit delta'; translation: MFENILGQQKIKNFLANQIKSGKIPHAYIFMGQNGIGKKYVAFEFAKILNCTTNDFTKTGTGACGKCFNCEKIAKNLHPDFHLIDFAKQAEILDEDFEKQKNIKIDIIRYVQKEVATKTHEAKWKFFVIEPAEKMNAAAANCLLKTLEEPPENTILILVARHKETIPQTIVSRSQTLFFQPLQQEQIASFLTLNHSSSAARAQEIAALSEGSIEEAEKLIDGNESEGLSLWLKLKTKDLCIADLLELSRSMSKDREKVVEYIDAMIAEAKKDFRLYPKSAEDSLELLTKSRVLVMQNVNIQTILDNLFFDLKEIKNNSSTLKI
- a CDS encoding stage 0 sporulation protein, whose protein sequence is MPIAVGVMVRRIKDKIYAEVGHLDLKTGDRVIAETEHGLEAGIVYEREKNIAKGKDPIGKVIRKITEDDKKKLVDNEARNVKAHAIVIEKADDHELDMKLTCVQYTFDRSKLFVYYTSETRVDFRELIKDLGHILKTRIQMVQIGVRDESKMVGGIGTCGQVLCCQSFLKDFSSVTIDMAKEQDLSLNTTKLSGLCGRLMCCIAYENEHYINVKKDLPEIGDMIYTPEGKAKFAAIDCIKETITADLGNREFKTYSIEEIKNKNKKDKK